The genome window GAGTGGAATACTTCAAGTACTTTGAAATGAGCTGGTCGGGAAATCTTGCCGATCGCAATAATCTGCGGTTTATCAATCTGCCGATTGATAGCCTGAAGCGCTATGCGCTTGAGACAGTACTTGCCAATAATCCGCTGTACTTTGCCTGTGATATCGGCAAGGACAACTATGGTGCAAAGGGTGTACTGCAGAAGGGTATCTACGATTACAGCTCGGTGTATGGGTTTGATGTCAGCTTGACGAAGCGGGAGCGAATCATCTATCGCGACAGTTCTCCCAATCACGCGATGGTGTTGACGGGAGTCGATACGCTTAATGGGCAAGCAGTCAAATGGAAGGTCGAGAACAGTTGGGGCGACAAAGGCGGCGACAAGGGCTATTGGACAATGTATGACGATTGGTTTGACGAGTATGTCTATTGCGTCATCATTGACAAGAAGCTGCTGCCAAAGGAAGTTTCTGCGATTCTCGCTACTGAACCGTCAAGACTGCCGGCGTGGGATCCGATGTGGAGCGTGATGCGCAGCCTGAAATAGTCGGGATCAGCGACTATCTGTTCAAATACTCCAGCGCAAAGGTGATCAGGTCACGGCCTTTTTTATCGCTTGAGATATCCGGCGGAATTCCCTTGTTGTTGTAGCCGTCTTTCAAGATGTGGTCGTTGAGGGTGAACGTTGGATATCCGAAGTAGATGCCGTCATGTTCGCAGCCGATCCTAACCATATTGATATTATTGTAGTCCACCACTCCGCCGGTGTTCGTCCCAATCGTCACGACCTTATCGCTGGAACTCTTGGAGTGCAATATGAAAGTCTCTGCGGCGCTGATGTTGGTCCGATCTGTGAGGATTACAACTTTGCTCAGGCTCGACGGATACAGCGTTAACTTCGAATCGGAAAAGCGCGGCCCTTTCAGAATTTTCCCCATGTTCTGTTTCATATCATCGACAACCGGTTGATAAGGATCGCTTGTACCGCCTCTTGAGAACTGCGCGAAATATGCCAGATTGTCCTCGGAAGCCAGAGCCAATCCAATCTCGCTCGTCAATGGCTTTTCGGCGTAAAGAGACATCAGGTTGAAGTAGATGCCATTGCCGCCACTGTTTCCGCGAATGTCGATGATCAGATTCCTACAAGTCGTCAATGCGACTTGATTGCCAAACAGCACGCTATCAAAACTCGGTTTTTCCAGCAGAAACGTCGGTATCGTCAGAAGTACAGTGCTGTCTTCAAGATGTTCAATCGTTGGCAAGGTTGGATTGTAGAGAGCCGCCGAGTCGAGAGATATTCGGTCAGAGTAACTCACGCGACCCCAGAATAGTCCTCCCCAGATTCCCAGCAGTGTGTTGTCTTTGGCAAGGTCAAGTTTCACGTACCGCGGCGAGTATGCGTTCGAGTAATACACGCCTTCGTATACGCCATCCTTGTAATTCACACCAAGCTTCAACTCGCCGATCTTGTCAGGCTGAGAAGAAGACAGTATGACCGCCACGAATTCATAGGGCCAGTCTTTGTTGTTATTATGAACTACTGCGAATCGTGTCGTACCATCAGTCCAGACACCTTCAAGAGCGCTCAATGACTCGCGTTTGGCGGCAAGATGATCTTTCAATGAATCCACAGCATAAAGGCGTTGCCGCAAAGAGGATTTGAACTTCCCGTTTTCCTCTTCGCTGTACTTCGGATATTGCGACGCGAATAGATGGCCGTCATTGAAGAATGACAGGAATCGTTGCATGGCGCTGACACAATTCAAGGCGTCGATGCCATTAACCGTCGGGCGAAAATCTTTGATGCGGTCTTGATAGTCGCTCTCGATTTGATCCTTCCTCAACGCATAGCCGATGTAGTTTGCTTCGAGCTTACGGGTTAGTTCATCAAATGACGCCTGGCAGTCACATTGTGTAGAGTCTTGTGCAGAGAGTATCGGAGCAAAAACGCTTGTGCAAATTAGGCAGAGAAACAAGGTCTTCAATTTCATTGGCATTCCTTTTTCCAGTTTCAAAAAGATACGGGGAGTCGATGCGAAAGTTGCAACGCGATAAGATCACGAAGGAAAGCGCCTGAAGATTTCGGATTAAGTGAGTTCTGCTATGTTCTCGGCTCCGATTGTGGCGTTGCTCCCTGTGACAATGCGGCGGTGGTAATCGATTTGGCCGAGATGGTAACCAAAGTGGGACACCAGGTGAATGAGAAATTGGCCGATTGTGAGTTGGAGTTCGCCCAGCAAAATGGGGTATGGTTTTTCAAGGTCGAGGTCAGAAATCTCTGAAAGACCGTCTTCGACTGATTGAATAGCGACATCGATGCGTCGTTCCAATTCAACCAAATCAATGTTCTTGTCTGTGAACTCAGCATCGCGATTGCGGACGTAGCCGTTTTCGCCGATGACAGCGCCGATGAAGTGGCTGATGTTACCGGTGAGGTGCAATGTCAGCGAGCCGGCGGAATTGCTGATACCGGGAGGCGCCAACCACAGGTCGGATTGGTTGGGATATGCATTGATTTCGCGGCGCAGTGCATTGAGATCGCGAATCAGAACACGCTGAATGGATGTGATGGCGTTCATAACTATATTACTCCAAAGTTAGCGGCGCTCGCGCTTACGGAATAGGACTTTGCTTCCGAATTGCATTGGCGCCTTGGGCATGGGTAATACGTCGCTATCTTGAAAAGCATCCAATGATTCAATGCCGCGATTTAGTTGAATTCCGGTTTGGCGATCTTTCCCGCGAAGATCACGGCGTTCGTGTTGTGCTCGTATATGACAATTAGGAAGGGTCGGTCGAATCGGTATGGCGGGGTAAATGATGTCAGTTCGATTCCTACCGATGTGACCGCCGCTGCCTCCGTGCCGACCTCGTCGAGTTGGACAAAGGTCTTTTGGATGACTTCGCTGATCGCAAGATTTCCGTCGCGATTGATTCCTCTGAAGTCGGCGAGGTCTGAAAATGCGATTCCCATTCCCAGCGTTGTGAGCGGGACATTCAATTTTGTCTCAAATTCGAATTTGAACTTCGGAATCCAGAGCTCTTCGTTTCGCTGTACGAGTGCTGATTGCCATTCCGACCATTTTGTTTGGTCGAGTCCGGCGATGACTTCATCGATAGAGGTTGCCGGATCGACTGGAATTGCAGCGAGAAGTCGGTAGTCGCCGTTGCCATACGGCAGTTCGACACCCATCACACCGGCATTCATCATGAAGCGCAGGCTGTCGGTGTTCATGTACATGAATTTGCAAGAGTGTGTCGTACCGTCCGCACAGTTGAAGTTCATCGGCCTGGTTTTGGATGGATCAAACTGATAGGTCCATGCGCCTTTGAAGTAGAGTGCATTAATTAGATACATCACCACGTCGCCCGGAATCTCTTCGATGATCGTGTCAATCTTGCCATTGGTCTTGTCATTGACCCAGTTGTTGATCGTTGTCACCGCTTGCGGAGAGCCGAAATCCAAAGCGCTGACGACGGCATCGAAGTAGGTGCGATTAACATCGAGAAACTCGGATTCGACCTGGAACCAGTCGGCGTGCCAGATTGAATTGGCGATTTGGAATTTGACATTAGAATCGAGCCCCGAAAATCGGTCGATCAAACTGCGATACGACTCGTTGATTTCCTGCGACGATAGATCAACAAATCCGAGAGTCGACATCATGGCAGTCTGGGTTGTATTGCGCGCGCCGTTATAGGTCATGCCCAGCGCCATTGATGCACTGAGGGGCGAGATGAAGATGTTTTTGTTGGGCTGGGATGTCTCAGACTCCACAACTTCGCGGAGCAGATTCCAAGTGAACTCATTGCCGGCGGCCACGAGTTTGGACTCGGCGGCGGTGACTGGACCCGGCACATTGACGGGTGGTTTGTCTACTGATTTTTCTTCGCTGCAACTACCAATAACGAGCGACAACATTATCGCCGCGAAAAAGAACCCAAGCTTTTGCATACGTGCCTCCTATTGCACTTGAAATGTAATACCTGTCACTTCCATTGCAAGACAATCTTTGGTGTCGCTATTGAAGACGAATGAGAAATCGGTTTGTGAATCAATATCTGCTGTAGAAGCTGCGAGAGGTAGGGACCTCTCATATTCTGAATAGATGTGCCGCCGTGGATTAACGCGGCGGCACAGATAGCGCATTGCTTGACAAACTGAACTAATTAGTTGAGCGGGATATTGTTCTTGTTTTGATCGAGCCATTTGTCGAAAGACT of bacterium contains these proteins:
- a CDS encoding serpin family protein — translated: MQKLGFFFAAIMLSLVIGSCSEEKSVDKPPVNVPGPVTAAESKLVAAGNEFTWNLLREVVESETSQPNKNIFISPLSASMALGMTYNGARNTTQTAMMSTLGFVDLSSQEINESYRSLIDRFSGLDSNVKFQIANSIWHADWFQVESEFLDVNRTYFDAVVSALDFGSPQAVTTINNWVNDKTNGKIDTIIEEIPGDVVMYLINALYFKGAWTYQFDPSKTRPMNFNCADGTTHSCKFMYMNTDSLRFMMNAGVMGVELPYGNGDYRLLAAIPVDPATSIDEVIAGLDQTKWSEWQSALVQRNEELWIPKFKFEFETKLNVPLTTLGMGIAFSDLADFRGINRDGNLAISEVIQKTFVQLDEVGTEAAAVTSVGIELTSFTPPYRFDRPFLIVIYEHNTNAVIFAGKIAKPEFN
- a CDS encoding DinB family protein; amino-acid sequence: MNAITSIQRVLIRDLNALRREINAYPNQSDLWLAPPGISNSAGSLTLHLTGNISHFIGAVIGENGYVRNRDAEFTDKNIDLVELERRIDVAIQSVEDGLSEISDLDLEKPYPILLGELQLTIGQFLIHLVSHFGYHLGQIDYHRRIVTGSNATIGAENIAELT